A single region of the Actinoplanes sp. SE50/110 genome encodes:
- the ribA gene encoding GTP cyclohydrolase II, which produces MVKASIRRQVTVPLRFSDGYATTAQVMTFDGLADGREHLALGLGDWRRALTKSAAGGRAPLVRPHSECLTGDVFGSQRCDCGPQLREAAERITEQGGFLLYLRQEGRGIGLYAKLDAYALQDDGLDTYEANLALGRGEDERDYTAAAQMLQAVGVDRIRLLSNNPDKALQLEGLGVAVTQRIPTGVHVSAANVRYLRAKASHTSHTIELPLAE; this is translated from the coding sequence ATGGTGAAGGCCAGCATCCGACGACAGGTGACCGTGCCGCTGCGGTTTTCCGACGGATACGCCACCACCGCCCAGGTGATGACCTTCGACGGGCTGGCGGACGGCCGCGAGCACCTGGCGCTGGGCCTCGGCGACTGGCGGCGGGCGCTGACCAAGTCGGCGGCCGGCGGCCGGGCGCCGCTGGTCCGCCCGCACAGCGAGTGCCTGACCGGCGACGTGTTCGGCAGCCAGCGCTGCGACTGCGGGCCGCAGCTGCGCGAGGCCGCCGAGCGGATCACCGAGCAGGGCGGCTTCCTGCTCTACCTGCGGCAGGAGGGGCGGGGCATCGGGCTGTACGCCAAGCTGGACGCGTACGCGCTGCAGGACGACGGGCTGGACACCTATGAGGCGAACCTGGCGCTGGGGCGCGGCGAGGACGAACGCGACTACACGGCGGCGGCGCAGATGCTGCAGGCGGTCGGCGTCGACCGGATCCGGCTGCTCAGCAACAACCCCGACAAGGCCCTGCAGCTGGAAGGCCTCGGCGTCGCGGTGACCCAGCGGATCCCGACCGGGGTGCACGTCTCCGCGGCCAACGTCCGGTACCTGCGGGCCAAGGCGTCGCACACCTCGCACACCATCGAACTGCCCCTGGCCGAGTGA
- a CDS encoding dihydrofolate reductase family protein, with amino-acid sequence MDERPYILLSCGMSIDGYLDDTSADRLLLSNDADFDRVDEVRAGCDAILVGASTIRQDNPRLLIRSAQRRARRLVRGKPANPVKVTVTGRGDLDPEAAFFTAGESAKLVYCATGALAATRDRLGAAATVVDGGDPVDVRRVSADLARRGVRRLMVEGGGTMHTQFLTGDLADELQLVIAPFFVGDSRAPRFVHDGDFPAGPKNRARLAEVRQIGDVVLLRYALSDRFS; translated from the coding sequence ATGGATGAGCGTCCTTACATTTTGCTGAGCTGCGGGATGTCGATCGACGGCTATCTCGACGACACGTCCGCGGACCGCCTGCTCCTGTCGAACGACGCGGATTTCGACCGGGTCGACGAGGTCCGCGCCGGCTGTGACGCGATCCTGGTCGGTGCCTCGACGATCCGCCAGGACAATCCGCGTCTGCTGATCCGCTCGGCGCAGCGCCGGGCGCGGCGGCTGGTCCGGGGGAAACCGGCGAATCCGGTGAAGGTGACCGTGACCGGTCGCGGTGACCTCGACCCGGAGGCGGCGTTCTTCACCGCGGGCGAGTCGGCGAAACTGGTCTACTGCGCCACCGGCGCGCTGGCGGCGACCCGGGACCGGCTGGGCGCGGCGGCCACCGTGGTGGACGGCGGCGACCCGGTCGACGTCCGCCGGGTCAGCGCCGACCTGGCCCGGCGCGGCGTGCGCCGGCTGATGGTCGAGGGTGGCGGCACCATGCACACCCAGTTCCTCACCGGCGACCTCGCCGACGAGTTGCAGCTGGTGATCGCGCCGTTCTTCGTCGGGGACTCCCGCGCGCCGCGGTTCGTGCACGACGGCGACTTCCCGGCCGGGCCGAAGAATCGCGCGCGGCTCGCCGAGGTCCGCCAGATCGGCGACGTGGTGCTGCTCCGCTACGCGCTCTCCGACCGCTTCAGCTGA
- a CDS encoding lysylphosphatidylglycerol synthase transmembrane domain-containing protein, with the protein MTTRSFWAWVRLLGGAGIIVLVLWRLGTGAFLDGLRVLDAGTLALAFGIGVVTTVLSAWRWCLVARGLGLKLSLRDATADYYQALFLNAALPGGVLGDVGRAVSHGREEGDVGRGVRAVVLERTAGQLVLLVVGGAVLFTVPSPVLTVLGEHGETVAVVAGTVAVVALLTVGVLRRARRGSVKLAGATRTGAAEIRSGLLARRNWPGVLFASAMVLAGHLATFLVAARVAGNGASLLRLAPMLLLALLAMGIPLNVGGWGPREGVLAWAFGAAGLSAEQGVTIAVAYGICAFVAAAPGAIVVAVRAARKLRRPVAARPDSRVRSTTPAAPLVTAEPLPAGPVRVRRATTVRQPAYSSGVGV; encoded by the coding sequence GTGACGACGCGATCGTTCTGGGCATGGGTGCGCCTGCTCGGCGGTGCCGGGATCATCGTGCTGGTGCTGTGGCGACTCGGCACCGGCGCCTTCCTGGACGGGCTGCGGGTGCTCGACGCCGGCACGCTCGCGCTGGCCTTCGGGATCGGCGTGGTGACCACGGTGCTCAGCGCGTGGCGGTGGTGCCTGGTGGCCCGCGGGCTGGGCCTGAAGCTGTCGCTGCGGGACGCCACCGCCGACTACTACCAGGCGCTGTTCCTGAACGCGGCACTTCCCGGCGGGGTGCTCGGCGACGTCGGCCGGGCCGTCTCGCACGGCCGCGAGGAGGGCGACGTGGGGCGCGGCGTGCGCGCGGTCGTCCTGGAACGCACCGCCGGGCAGCTGGTGCTGCTGGTGGTCGGCGGGGCGGTGCTGTTCACCGTGCCGTCGCCGGTGCTGACCGTCCTCGGCGAGCACGGGGAGACGGTCGCCGTGGTCGCCGGCACGGTCGCGGTCGTCGCGCTGCTGACCGTCGGGGTGCTCCGGCGGGCCCGGCGGGGCAGCGTGAAACTGGCCGGCGCCACCCGCACCGGGGCCGCCGAGATCCGCTCCGGCCTGCTGGCCCGCCGCAACTGGCCGGGCGTGCTGTTCGCCTCGGCCATGGTCCTCGCCGGGCACCTGGCGACCTTCCTGGTCGCGGCCCGGGTCGCCGGGAACGGCGCGTCGCTGCTGCGGCTCGCCCCGATGCTGCTGCTGGCGCTGCTGGCGATGGGCATCCCGCTGAACGTCGGCGGCTGGGGGCCCCGCGAGGGCGTGCTGGCCTGGGCCTTCGGCGCGGCCGGGCTGAGTGCCGAACAGGGCGTGACGATCGCGGTCGCCTACGGCATCTGTGCCTTCGTCGCGGCGGCGCCGGGCGCGATCGTGGTCGCGGTCCGTGCCGCGCGGAAACTGCGGCGGCCGGTTGCGGCCCGACCCGATTCGCGCGTACGGTCGACCACCCCCGCCGCGCCCCTGGTCACCGCCGAGCCCCTGCCGGCAGGGCCGGTGCGGGTGCGTCGCGCGACCACGGTGCGGCAACCGGCGTACAGCAGCGGGGTCGGGGTTTGA
- a CDS encoding class I SAM-dependent methyltransferase codes for MTGEFSADWLALREPADADARAADLAGLLPHPVKVIRDLGCGTGSMGRWLAPRLPMPQFWILTDRDHDLLEIAADRMPDGVNVAIDERDVTALTRDDLTGADLVTCSALLDVLTAAEVDRLVEVCAQARANVLFTLSVTGVVRLTPPDPRDDDVRQAFNDHQRRDARLGPEAGDYAAAAFAKAGARILTRESPWRLGAARPELTAEWLRGWVGAAAEQRPDLRFDDYLAERAAALPEISVGHKDVLAIFD; via the coding sequence ATGACCGGAGAATTCAGCGCCGACTGGCTGGCCCTGCGCGAGCCCGCCGACGCCGACGCCCGCGCGGCCGACCTGGCCGGCCTGCTGCCGCATCCGGTCAAGGTGATCCGCGACCTGGGCTGCGGCACCGGGTCGATGGGCCGGTGGCTGGCGCCCCGGCTGCCGATGCCGCAGTTCTGGATCCTCACCGACCGCGACCACGACCTGCTGGAGATCGCCGCCGACCGGATGCCGGACGGGGTGAACGTGGCGATCGACGAGCGCGACGTGACCGCGCTGACCCGCGACGACCTGACCGGGGCCGACCTGGTCACCTGTTCGGCGCTGCTGGACGTGCTGACCGCCGCCGAGGTGGACCGGCTGGTCGAGGTGTGCGCGCAGGCCCGGGCGAACGTGCTGTTCACCCTCTCGGTGACCGGGGTGGTGCGGTTGACGCCCCCCGATCCGCGCGACGACGACGTACGACAGGCTTTCAACGACCATCAGCGTCGTGACGCGCGTCTCGGACCGGAGGCCGGGGACTACGCCGCGGCCGCCTTCGCGAAGGCCGGTGCGCGCATCCTCACCCGGGAGAGCCCCTGGCGGCTCGGCGCGGCGCGGCCCGAACTGACCGCCGAATGGTTGCGCGGCTGGGTCGGTGCGGCCGCCGAGCAGCGTCCTGATCTGCGCTTCGATGACTATCTGGCGGAGCGTGCGGCGGCCCTTCCGGAGATCTCGGTGGGCCACAAGGATGTTTTAGCGATCTTCGACTGA
- a CDS encoding glycosyltransferase family 4 protein, whose protein sequence is MNTPLHVVLPGGIDDPAAPSGGNRYDRRVLREITANRARGTQREPAAAPLDHPAVRETALPGSWPRPAADARRRLSRTMAAIPDGHTVLLDGLVACGVPELLAPHARRLRLVILVHLPLSDETGLSPTAAAELKALEGRALHLAAGVIATSDQAAAHVAGMHGIARVHVAAPGVDPAPPSTGSPSGRHLLCVASLTHRKGQDVLLRALGTLTDLDWECTFAGAGPIPAHSGNVRFTGPLAGADLEAAYANADLFVLPSRAETYGMVITEALAHALPVVATHVGGVPQALGGTPDGVPGKLLAPDDPDGLADVLRAWLTDSDLRARWRRRAVARRATLTGWDETARRLTTILRIIEEGTP, encoded by the coding sequence GTGAACACCCCGCTCCACGTGGTGCTGCCGGGCGGCATCGACGACCCGGCGGCACCGAGCGGCGGCAACCGCTACGACCGCCGGGTCCTGCGGGAGATCACCGCGAACCGGGCGCGCGGCACGCAGCGCGAGCCGGCTGCGGCTCCGCTCGATCATCCGGCGGTACGCGAGACCGCTCTGCCCGGCTCCTGGCCACGCCCCGCCGCGGACGCCCGCCGGCGCCTGTCCCGGACCATGGCGGCGATCCCCGACGGGCACACCGTGCTGCTCGACGGCCTGGTCGCGTGCGGCGTCCCGGAACTCCTCGCCCCGCACGCCCGTCGGCTGCGTCTGGTGATCCTGGTCCACCTGCCGCTCAGCGACGAGACCGGCCTCTCCCCAACCGCGGCCGCCGAACTGAAGGCCCTGGAGGGCCGCGCCCTGCACCTGGCCGCCGGGGTGATCGCCACCAGCGACCAGGCCGCCGCGCACGTCGCCGGCATGCACGGCATCGCCCGGGTGCACGTCGCGGCTCCCGGCGTCGATCCCGCCCCGCCGTCGACCGGCTCCCCCAGCGGCCGCCACCTGCTCTGTGTGGCGTCGCTCACCCACCGCAAGGGCCAGGACGTCCTGCTGCGTGCTCTGGGGACCCTCACCGACCTGGACTGGGAGTGCACCTTCGCCGGCGCGGGCCCGATCCCCGCCCATTCCGGGAACGTCCGGTTCACCGGGCCGCTCGCCGGGGCGGACCTCGAGGCCGCCTACGCGAACGCCGACCTCTTCGTTCTGCCGTCGCGCGCGGAAACCTACGGCATGGTGATCACCGAGGCGCTCGCGCACGCCCTCCCGGTGGTGGCCACCCACGTCGGCGGCGTCCCGCAGGCGCTCGGCGGCACCCCGGACGGCGTACCCGGCAAGCTCCTGGCCCCGGACGACCCGGACGGGCTCGCGGACGTCCTGCGCGCCTGGCTCACCGACAGCGACCTGCGGGCGCGCTGGCGGCGCCGGGCCGTCGCCCGCCGCGCGACCCTGACCGGCTGGGACGAGACGGCCCGCCGGCTCACCACGATCCTGAGAATCATCGAGGAAGGAACTCCATGA
- a CDS encoding 6-carboxytetrahydropterin synthase codes for MFSVTVRDHIMIAHSFSGEVFGPAQRLHGATFVVDATFRRPELDEDNIVVDIGLASEKLHTICSGLSYRNLDEDPEFTGVNTSTEFLAKVIADRLAVRISAGELGPGATGLTGLQVTLHESHIAWASYERTLR; via the coding sequence TTGTTCAGCGTCACCGTCCGCGACCACATCATGATCGCGCACAGCTTCTCCGGGGAGGTCTTCGGACCTGCGCAGCGGCTGCACGGCGCCACCTTCGTGGTCGACGCCACCTTCCGCCGCCCGGAGCTGGACGAGGACAACATCGTCGTCGACATCGGCCTGGCCAGTGAGAAGCTGCACACCATCTGCTCCGGCCTGAGCTACCGCAACCTGGACGAGGACCCGGAGTTCACCGGCGTCAACACGTCCACCGAGTTCCTGGCCAAGGTGATCGCCGACCGGCTGGCCGTCCGGATCTCCGCGGGCGAACTCGGCCCGGGCGCCACCGGTCTCACCGGCCTCCAGGTCACCCTGCACGAGTCGCACATCGCCTGGGCGAGCTACGAGCGAACCCTGCGGTGA
- a CDS encoding zinc-binding alcohol dehydrogenase, with product MFDARAFWLACPGSGEIRTESVRDPGPGEVLVRTLHSGVSRGTETLVFQGRVPENQWSAMRAPFQEGDFPAPVKYGYLNVGTVEEGPASLKNRTVFCLFPHQTRYVVGHREITVVPDGVPPERAVLAGTVETAVNAVWDANPQLGDRITIVGGGMVGSSVAAILAAYPAAEIQLVDADPGRRTVADALGVDFALPDDAADGRDLVIHASANPAGLARSLELAAPEKTVVELSWYGDREVPLRLGEFFHSRRLTIRGSQVGGILPQRGRTYAQRLDLALNLLRDDRFDALLTGRSAFDELPEVMPRLADGSLPALCHVIDYPTGN from the coding sequence GTGTTCGACGCGAGGGCCTTTTGGTTGGCTTGCCCCGGATCGGGGGAGATACGCACGGAATCGGTGCGGGATCCGGGTCCGGGTGAGGTGCTGGTGCGCACGCTGCACTCCGGCGTGAGCCGCGGTACGGAGACGCTGGTGTTCCAGGGCCGGGTGCCGGAGAACCAGTGGTCGGCGATGCGGGCGCCGTTCCAGGAGGGCGACTTCCCGGCGCCGGTCAAATACGGCTACCTCAACGTCGGCACGGTAGAGGAAGGTCCAGCTTCCCTGAAGAATCGGACAGTCTTCTGCCTGTTCCCGCATCAGACCCGATACGTGGTGGGGCACCGGGAGATAACCGTCGTGCCCGACGGCGTCCCCCCGGAGCGGGCGGTCCTGGCCGGCACGGTGGAAACCGCCGTCAACGCCGTCTGGGACGCCAACCCCCAGCTCGGCGACCGCATCACGATCGTCGGCGGCGGCATGGTCGGCTCCTCGGTGGCCGCCATCCTCGCCGCCTACCCCGCCGCCGAGATCCAGCTCGTCGACGCCGACCCCGGCCGCAGGACCGTCGCCGACGCCCTGGGCGTGGACTTCGCCCTCCCCGACGACGCCGCGGACGGCCGCGACCTGGTGATCCATGCCAGCGCCAACCCGGCCGGCCTGGCCCGCAGCCTGGAGCTCGCCGCCCCGGAGAAGACCGTCGTCGAGCTCAGCTGGTACGGCGACCGCGAGGTCCCCCTGCGCCTGGGCGAGTTCTTCCACTCCCGCCGCCTCACCATCCGCGGCAGTCAGGTCGGCGGCATCCTCCCGCAGCGGGGCCGCACGTACGCGCAACGCCTGGACCTAGCCTTGAATCTCTTGCGGGACGACCGTTTCGACGCCCTCCTGACCGGCCGGTCCGCGTTCGACGAGCTGCCCGAGGTGATGCCGAGGCTGGCCGACGGCAGCCTGCCGGCGCTGTGTCACGTGATCGACTACCCCACCGGGAATTGA